The following proteins come from a genomic window of Iamia sp. SCSIO 61187:
- a CDS encoding Na(+)/H(+) antiporter subunit C, whose product MNLALVALIGVLFATGTYLMMHRTLTRIILGVGVMGNGVNLLIIATGGPPGSPPVIGELGTFADPVPQALVLTAIVIGFALQAFLLSLAWRNWTLDGNDEVEDDLSDRLMARRDAAESEAVPEVAPPDDDVAGEAPPPMPPDDGTGPGGPAS is encoded by the coding sequence GTGAACCTCGCCCTCGTCGCCCTCATCGGCGTGCTCTTCGCCACCGGCACCTACCTGATGATGCACCGGACGCTGACCCGCATCATCCTCGGCGTCGGCGTCATGGGCAACGGCGTCAACCTGCTGATCATCGCCACCGGCGGCCCCCCCGGGTCGCCACCGGTCATCGGCGAGCTGGGCACCTTCGCCGACCCCGTCCCCCAGGCGCTGGTCCTGACCGCCATCGTCATCGGCTTCGCCCTCCAGGCGTTCCTGCTCTCGCTGGCCTGGCGCAACTGGACCCTCGACGGCAACGACGAGGTCGAGGACGACCTCTCCGACCGCCTCATGGCCCGGCGCGACGCCGCCGAGTCCGAGGCCGTGCCCGAGGTGGCGCCCCCCGACGACGACGTCGCCGGCGAGGCCCCCCCTCCGATGCCGCCCGACGACGGGACCGGACCGGGCGGGCCCGCCTCGTGA
- the mnhG gene encoding monovalent cation/H(+) antiporter subunit G: MSPLDVVGAVLLLAGTGLTVTAVVGLYRLPDVYARMHAATKPATLGITCCLLGAALTVDDVDIVTKLLLAVAFQLATAPVSAHLLGRGAHEAGADQSEHTVVDELAD; the protein is encoded by the coding sequence GTGAGCCCCCTCGACGTGGTCGGAGCCGTCCTCCTCCTCGCCGGCACCGGGCTGACCGTCACCGCCGTCGTCGGCCTCTACCGCCTGCCCGACGTGTACGCCCGCATGCACGCGGCCACCAAGCCGGCGACGCTGGGCATCACCTGCTGCCTCCTCGGCGCCGCCCTCACCGTCGACGACGTCGACATCGTCACCAAGCTGCTGCTGGCGGTGGCGTTCCAGCTGGCGACGGCGCCGGTGTCGGCCCACCTCCTCGGTCGGGGCGCCCACGAGGCGGGCGCCGACCAGAGCGAGCACACCGTCGTCGACGAGCTGGCCGACTGA
- a CDS encoding monovalent cation/H+ antiporter complex subunit F: MTVVAIICFAALAACAGACLFRLWRCPTLVDRAIALDTVTATIVSGIAVGIAVTGDGIYADVALVLGLLGFLATVAIARYMGRRGA, from the coding sequence GTGACCGTCGTCGCCATCATCTGCTTCGCCGCCCTCGCCGCCTGCGCCGGGGCCTGCCTGTTCCGGCTGTGGCGGTGCCCCACCCTGGTCGACCGGGCCATCGCCCTCGACACGGTGACGGCGACGATCGTCTCGGGCATCGCCGTCGGCATCGCCGTCACCGGCGACGGCATCTACGCCGACGTGGCCCTGGTCCTCGGGCTCCTCGGGTTCCTGGCCACGGTGGCCATCGCCCGCTACATGGGGAGGCGCGGCGCGTGA
- the mbhE gene encoding hydrogen gas-evolving membrane-bound hydrogenase subunit E — MVTVVVSHLILAALLFAVGSHLPRRGVLGLALLAPAGGAVWALTQVPSVLDGAEPSSRHVWIEGLDVAFSFRLDGFALLMALIVTGIGALVLAYSFGYFGPEVPAERLARFAGGFVAFAGSMLGLVLADDVWTLFVFWEATTITSFLLIGLDHDGAEARAAARQALLVTAAGGLALLGGLAILAQTAGTTALAGLAQADDARAVVQVALVLVLVGAVTKSAQVPFQFWLPGAMAAPTPVSAYLHSATMVKAGVILVGRMAPVFAEVGWWRPAIVAIGGLTMLAGGIGALRQHDAKLLLANGTVSQLGLLVVLLGIGHPEATAAGVAMLLGHALFKAALFLVVGAVDHATGTRDIRRHTGLGRRLPLLATLAAVATASMVGLPPLLGFVAKEAALDALVEEGGTWSVVALVAIVAGSVLTTAYSARLWFGLFGSGPVDEPAEVGHAPGAALVGPVVVLVAATVAGGLLAGPLADALGTASEALDHDAHGHLVLWAGVHAPLLLSILIVALGAGLHLLLGRPAVAVPRPRLSGERAFLRTYDGLQDGARRLTSQIQNGSLPAYIAVVFVMVVAGLGAAAVSGLDVGPGGTSDGGLLQAGVAVLAAAMAGAIVATRRRFVAVLMLGAVGYSIAVIFLLYGAPDLALTQVLVETVTLVVFLLVLRHLPEGYAPPPEWAPKALRVAVAVAVGVAVAGFALAAGTARTERPVAERMIEEAEPVGGGRNVVNVILIDIRGIDTMGEITVLAIAAAGVANLVRAARRRDDDEGDPLGDPDAADEGVSDAMSIGPRSVVFDQVTRAAFPIILLVSVYIALRGHNAPGGGFAGGLIAGIAFVMRFLAGGSPRLARVRALPTSGLIGVGLLMAVGSGLASAALGEEFLESDIAKLHLPVLGEVKLVSTAVFDLGVYFLVLGVVLSVLTHLGAGATTRPRRAAAAETGGAS; from the coding sequence ATGGTCACCGTCGTCGTCAGCCACCTCATCCTCGCCGCGCTCTTGTTCGCGGTCGGGTCGCACCTCCCCCGGCGGGGCGTGCTCGGGCTGGCCCTCCTCGCCCCCGCCGGCGGTGCCGTCTGGGCCCTGACCCAGGTCCCGTCGGTCCTCGACGGGGCCGAGCCGTCGAGCCGCCACGTGTGGATCGAGGGCCTCGACGTCGCCTTCTCGTTCCGGCTCGACGGCTTCGCCCTGCTCATGGCCCTGATCGTCACCGGCATCGGCGCCCTGGTCCTCGCCTACTCCTTCGGCTACTTCGGCCCCGAGGTCCCCGCCGAGCGCCTGGCCCGGTTCGCCGGCGGCTTCGTCGCCTTCGCCGGGTCGATGCTCGGCCTGGTCCTGGCCGACGACGTCTGGACCCTCTTCGTGTTCTGGGAGGCGACGACGATCACGTCGTTCCTCCTGATCGGGCTCGACCACGACGGGGCGGAGGCCCGCGCCGCAGCGCGCCAGGCCCTGCTCGTGACCGCGGCCGGCGGGCTGGCCCTGCTCGGTGGGCTGGCGATCCTGGCCCAGACGGCCGGCACGACGGCGCTGGCCGGGCTGGCCCAGGCCGACGACGCCCGGGCGGTGGTGCAGGTCGCCCTGGTCCTGGTGCTGGTGGGGGCGGTGACCAAGTCCGCCCAGGTCCCGTTCCAGTTCTGGCTCCCGGGCGCCATGGCCGCCCCCACGCCGGTCAGCGCCTACCTCCACTCGGCGACCATGGTGAAGGCGGGCGTGATCCTGGTCGGCCGGATGGCGCCGGTCTTCGCCGAGGTCGGCTGGTGGCGGCCGGCGATCGTGGCCATCGGGGGGCTGACGATGCTGGCCGGAGGGATCGGCGCCCTGCGCCAGCACGACGCCAAGCTGCTGCTCGCCAACGGGACCGTCTCCCAGCTCGGCCTCCTCGTCGTCCTCCTCGGCATCGGCCACCCCGAGGCGACCGCCGCCGGGGTGGCCATGCTGCTGGGCCACGCCCTGTTCAAGGCGGCCCTGTTCCTCGTCGTGGGCGCGGTCGACCACGCCACCGGGACCCGCGACATCCGCCGGCACACCGGCCTGGGCCGCCGCCTCCCGCTGCTCGCCACCCTCGCCGCCGTGGCCACCGCCTCCATGGTCGGCCTGCCTCCTCTGCTCGGCTTCGTGGCCAAGGAGGCCGCCCTCGACGCCCTGGTGGAGGAGGGCGGCACCTGGAGCGTCGTGGCCCTCGTGGCCATCGTCGCCGGCTCCGTCCTCACCACCGCCTACTCGGCCCGCCTGTGGTTCGGGCTGTTCGGCTCGGGCCCGGTCGACGAGCCGGCCGAGGTGGGCCACGCCCCCGGCGCCGCCCTCGTCGGGCCCGTCGTCGTCCTCGTCGCCGCCACCGTCGCCGGCGGCCTCCTCGCCGGCCCGCTGGCCGACGCCCTGGGGACGGCCAGCGAGGCCCTCGACCACGACGCCCACGGCCACCTCGTCCTCTGGGCCGGGGTCCACGCCCCGCTGCTGCTGTCGATCCTCATCGTCGCCCTCGGCGCCGGCCTCCACCTGCTCCTCGGCCGGCCCGCGGTGGCGGTCCCCCGCCCCCGGCTGTCGGGCGAGCGGGCCTTCCTGCGGACCTACGACGGGCTGCAGGACGGCGCCCGCCGCCTCACCTCGCAGATCCAGAACGGCTCGCTGCCGGCCTACATCGCCGTGGTGTTCGTCATGGTCGTGGCCGGCCTCGGGGCTGCCGCCGTGTCCGGCCTCGACGTCGGGCCCGGAGGCACCTCCGACGGGGGCCTCCTCCAGGCCGGCGTGGCCGTCCTGGCCGCCGCCATGGCCGGGGCCATCGTCGCCACCCGGCGACGGTTCGTGGCCGTGCTGATGCTCGGCGCCGTCGGCTACAGCATCGCCGTCATCTTCCTGCTCTACGGGGCGCCGGACCTGGCCCTCACCCAGGTGCTGGTCGAGACGGTGACGCTGGTCGTCTTCCTGCTCGTGCTGCGCCACCTGCCCGAGGGCTACGCCCCGCCGCCGGAGTGGGCGCCCAAGGCCCTGCGGGTGGCGGTGGCGGTGGCCGTGGGCGTGGCCGTCGCCGGCTTCGCCCTGGCGGCCGGGACCGCCCGCACCGAGCGCCCGGTGGCCGAGCGGATGATCGAGGAGGCCGAGCCCGTCGGCGGCGGCCGCAACGTCGTCAACGTGATCCTCATCGACATCCGCGGCATCGACACCATGGGCGAGATCACGGTGCTGGCCATCGCCGCCGCCGGCGTGGCCAACCTGGTGCGCGCCGCCCGCCGCCGGGACGACGACGAGGGCGACCCGCTCGGCGACCCCGACGCCGCCGACGAGGGGGTGTCCGACGCCATGTCGATCGGTCCCCGCTCGGTCGTCTTCGACCAGGTGACCCGGGCCGCGTTCCCGATCATCCTCCTCGTCTCCGTCTACATCGCCCTCCGCGGCCACAACGCACCCGGCGGCGGCTTCGCCGGCGGCCTGATCGCCGGCATCGCCTTCGTGATGCGGTTCCTCGCCGGCGGCTCGCCCCGCCTCGCCCGGGTGCGGGCCCTCCCCACCTCCGGGCTGATCGGCGTCGGCCTGCTGATGGCCGTCGGCTCCGGGCTGGCGTCGGCCGCCCTCGGCGAGGAGTTCCTCGAGTCCGACATCGCCAAGCTGCACCTGCCGGTGCTGGGCGAGGTCAAGCTCGTCTCGACCGCGGTCTTCGACCTGGGCGTCTACTTCCTGGTCCTGGGCGTGGTGCTCAGCGTGCTGACCCACCTGGGCGCGGGGGCCACGACCCGCCCCCGGCGAGCGGCCGCCGCCGAGACGGGTGGGGCGTCGTGA
- a CDS encoding phosphoglyceromutase, whose product MPATLVLLRHGQSTWNAENLFTGWWDCPLSEKGEEEARESGRLMAEAGLALDVVHTSLQTRAIRTAELALGAMDAAWLPVRRHWRLNERHYGDLTGKDKAETAAQYGEEQVHVWRRSYDVPPPAIAADNRFNPNDDRRYAGLPPDVLPQAECLADVVDRMLPYWYDGIVPDLAAGRVVLVAAHGNSLRALVKHLDGIADDAIAGLNIPTGVPLVYELDETTMLPAEQGDPLARSLGDPEAVAAAAAAVAAQAKG is encoded by the coding sequence ATGCCTGCCACGCTCGTCCTCCTCCGCCACGGCCAGAGCACCTGGAACGCCGAGAACCTCTTCACCGGCTGGTGGGACTGCCCGCTGTCGGAGAAGGGCGAGGAGGAGGCCCGGGAGTCGGGGCGGCTCATGGCCGAGGCCGGGCTGGCGCTCGACGTGGTCCACACCTCGCTCCAGACCCGGGCCATCCGCACCGCCGAGCTGGCCCTCGGGGCCATGGACGCCGCCTGGCTCCCCGTCCGCCGCCACTGGCGGCTCAACGAGCGCCACTACGGCGACCTGACCGGCAAGGACAAGGCCGAGACGGCGGCGCAGTACGGCGAGGAGCAGGTGCACGTCTGGCGGCGCAGCTACGACGTGCCGCCGCCGGCCATCGCCGCCGACAACCGCTTCAACCCCAACGACGACCGCCGCTACGCCGGCCTCCCGCCCGACGTGCTGCCGCAGGCCGAGTGCCTGGCCGACGTCGTCGACCGGATGCTGCCCTACTGGTACGACGGCATCGTCCCCGACCTGGCCGCCGGGCGGGTCGTGCTCGTCGCCGCCCACGGCAACAGCCTGCGGGCCCTGGTGAAGCACCTCGACGGGATCGCCGACGACGCCATCGCCGGGCTGAACATCCCCACCGGCGTCCCGCTCGTCTACGAGCTCGACGAGACGACCATGCTCCCCGCCGAGCAGGGCGACCCGCTGGCCCGGAGCCTGGGTGACCCCGAGGCGGTGGCCGCCGCCGCCGCCGCCGTCGCCGCCCAGGCCAAGGGGTAG
- a CDS encoding Na+/H+ antiporter subunit E yields MSLRRTAPWTIVLTTIWVLLNGRPQVANVLGGLAVSAIVLIAFPLAEEGGGHRFHPVATVAFALHVAWSLVTSSLAVALAVVAPTPARLRSGIVRVELPGASPLVTTLVANAITLTPGTLTVTAQSDPAVLHVHVLGLGDVDEFRASIHDLHRRAAAAFTPVGEAP; encoded by the coding sequence GTGAGCCTCCGACGGACCGCCCCGTGGACGATCGTGCTGACGACCATCTGGGTGCTGCTCAACGGGCGCCCCCAGGTGGCCAACGTGCTCGGCGGGCTGGCGGTGTCGGCGATCGTGCTGATCGCCTTCCCGCTCGCCGAGGAGGGCGGGGGCCACCGCTTCCACCCGGTCGCCACCGTCGCGTTCGCCCTCCACGTGGCGTGGAGCCTGGTGACCTCGAGCCTGGCCGTCGCCCTCGCCGTGGTGGCCCCGACCCCGGCGCGGCTGCGCTCCGGCATCGTCCGGGTGGAGCTCCCGGGCGCCTCGCCCCTGGTGACGACGCTGGTGGCCAACGCCATCACCCTCACCCCCGGCACCCTCACCGTCACCGCCCAGAGCGACCCGGCGGTGCTCCACGTCCACGTGCTCGGACTCGGCGACGTCGACGAGTTCCGGGCATCGATCCACGACCTGCACCGGCGGGCCGCCGCCGCCTTCACCCCCGTCGGAGAGGCGCCGTGA
- a CDS encoding TrkA family potassium uptake protein → MKTFGLMLGYLAGSSRRRNLRLVGWLLAILVLLVAVYSVVFHILMAREGQDHSWATGIYWTLTVMSTLGFGDITFQSDAGRVFSVVVLVSGALFILVLLPFAFIQFVFLPWVAWRDASRAPRQLPEGTAGHMVLLGSGVVIDELVRRAVDAGVEYVVVEPDHQQALVLHDAGRRVMVGDFDDPDAYRAARVDRAALVATTHADTTNTNVAFTVREITDTVPIVATASSAASVDILGLAGADHVLQLGQILGEAMARRVLGRDARAQVIGELGDLLVAEASAQHPELAGRTLRESRVRERCGVDVVGTWRRGRYEPATADTLVEPGTVLILAGTEDQVSAYDGCFAVEHPEPVPVIIIGGGRVGRAAGKAFAAAGFPFRLIEQRAERIRDPETYVHGDAADLGVLNRAGLEQATAVLITTHDDDVNVYLTIYCRRLRPDVQIISRSNLERNVATITRAGADAVLSYASLGASSIWNALGDNDTVVVAEGLEVFRVPVPDGLVGRSLAESELRDRTGCTVIALARGDALHHDVDVHAPLERGVALVLIGDAASQRRFHERHPTQGWLATGRERTTAP, encoded by the coding sequence TTGAAGACCTTCGGGCTCATGCTCGGCTACCTGGCGGGGTCGTCGCGCCGCCGCAACCTCCGCCTCGTCGGGTGGCTGCTGGCGATCCTCGTCCTGCTGGTCGCCGTCTACAGCGTCGTCTTCCACATCCTCATGGCCCGGGAGGGCCAGGACCACAGCTGGGCCACGGGCATCTACTGGACGCTCACGGTGATGTCGACGCTGGGCTTCGGCGACATCACCTTCCAGTCCGACGCCGGGCGCGTGTTCTCCGTCGTGGTGCTCGTCAGCGGGGCGCTGTTCATCCTCGTCCTGCTGCCGTTCGCCTTCATCCAGTTCGTGTTCCTGCCGTGGGTCGCCTGGCGCGACGCCAGCCGGGCGCCGCGCCAGCTCCCCGAGGGCACCGCCGGCCACATGGTGCTCCTCGGCAGCGGGGTGGTGATCGACGAGCTGGTGCGCCGGGCCGTCGACGCCGGGGTCGAGTACGTGGTGGTCGAGCCCGACCACCAGCAGGCCCTCGTCCTCCACGACGCCGGCCGCCGGGTGATGGTGGGCGACTTCGACGATCCCGACGCGTACCGGGCCGCCCGGGTCGACCGGGCCGCCCTGGTCGCCACCACCCACGCCGACACCACCAACACCAACGTGGCCTTCACGGTGCGGGAGATCACCGACACGGTGCCCATCGTCGCCACCGCCTCCTCGGCGGCGTCGGTCGACATCCTCGGCCTGGCCGGCGCCGACCACGTGCTCCAGCTGGGCCAGATCCTCGGCGAGGCCATGGCCCGCCGGGTCCTGGGACGCGACGCCCGGGCCCAGGTGATCGGCGAGCTCGGTGACCTGCTCGTCGCCGAGGCCAGCGCCCAGCACCCCGAGCTGGCCGGCCGGACCCTGCGGGAGTCGCGGGTGCGCGAGCGCTGCGGGGTCGACGTCGTCGGCACCTGGCGGCGGGGCCGGTACGAGCCGGCGACGGCCGACACCCTCGTGGAGCCCGGGACCGTCCTGATCCTCGCCGGCACCGAGGACCAGGTGAGCGCCTACGACGGGTGCTTCGCCGTGGAGCACCCGGAACCGGTCCCGGTCATCATCATCGGGGGCGGCCGGGTCGGCCGGGCCGCGGGCAAGGCGTTCGCCGCCGCCGGCTTCCCGTTCCGGCTGATCGAGCAGCGGGCCGAGCGCATCCGGGACCCGGAGACCTACGTCCACGGCGACGCCGCCGACCTCGGCGTCCTCAACCGGGCCGGGCTCGAGCAGGCCACGGCGGTGCTGATCACCACCCACGACGACGACGTGAACGTGTACCTGACGATCTACTGCCGCCGGCTGCGCCCCGACGTCCAGATCATCAGCCGGTCCAACCTGGAGCGCAACGTCGCCACCATCACCCGGGCCGGCGCCGACGCCGTCCTCTCCTACGCATCGCTCGGGGCGTCGTCGATCTGGAACGCGCTGGGCGACAACGACACCGTCGTGGTGGCCGAGGGTCTCGAGGTGTTCCGCGTCCCGGTGCCCGACGGCCTGGTCGGCCGGTCCCTCGCCGAGTCCGAGCTGCGGGACCGGACCGGGTGCACCGTCATCGCCCTCGCCCGCGGCGACGCCCTCCACCACGACGTCGACGTCCACGCCCCGCTCGAGCGCGGCGTCGCCCTCGTCCTCATCGGCGACGCCGCATCGCAGCGCCGCTTCCACGAGCGCCACCCGACGCAGGGCTGGCTCGCCACCGGCCGGGAGCGGACCACGGCCCCCTGA
- a CDS encoding proton-conducting transporter membrane subunit has protein sequence MSRLVPLTFALPLLGVALSLIAVRHRRVQRIINLACLTASLAVSVVLLVAVERDDHAVVARIGGWTSDIGITYVFDRLSGLLLVIAFTTMLIVLVFAVGQGAGDERSPSYHPSYLALAAGIAAAFSSGDLFHLFVAFEVLLMASYVLLTLHGEEGQVRSGTTYVIINSVESLLLLSAVGLVYAATGTLSLADLPAALAELDPGLRTGLQLLLLLAFGLKAAVFPLFFWLPDSYPTAPSPVSAVFAGLLTKVGVYALIRTQTLLFPDQHRLLLVVVAALTMLIGVLGAIAQGDVKRILSFHIVSQIGYMVMGLAVGGVAGVAATVFYLIHHIPTKTSLFLVEGIIEDSEGTGTLDRLSGLARRSGPLALLFAVPALSLAGLPPFSGFVGKLGLITAAVDRGQWVLVGVALLVSLLTLVSMAKIWLGAFWGRVDGATPPDRDPTTGGILRTRPTMGSATALLVGVSLAVAIAAGPLFALCQRTAEDLTTPGRYAEQVGEP, from the coding sequence GTGAGCCGCCTCGTCCCCCTGACCTTCGCCCTCCCCCTCCTCGGCGTGGCCCTGAGCCTCATCGCCGTGCGCCACCGGCGCGTCCAGCGGATCATCAACCTCGCCTGCCTGACCGCGAGCCTGGCCGTGTCGGTGGTCCTCCTCGTCGCCGTCGAGCGTGACGACCACGCCGTCGTGGCCCGCATCGGCGGGTGGACCTCCGACATCGGGATCACCTACGTGTTCGACCGGCTGTCGGGGCTGCTGCTGGTGATCGCCTTCACCACCATGCTCATCGTGCTGGTGTTCGCCGTGGGCCAGGGGGCCGGCGACGAGCGGTCGCCCTCGTACCACCCGTCGTACCTGGCGCTGGCGGCCGGGATCGCCGCCGCCTTCTCCAGCGGCGACCTCTTCCACCTCTTCGTGGCCTTCGAGGTCCTGCTGATGGCCAGCTACGTGCTGCTCACCCTGCACGGGGAGGAGGGCCAGGTCCGCTCGGGCACCACCTACGTGATCATCAACAGCGTGGAGTCCCTGCTGCTCCTCAGCGCCGTGGGCCTCGTCTACGCCGCCACCGGCACCCTCAGCCTGGCCGACCTGCCCGCCGCCCTGGCCGAGCTCGACCCCGGGCTGCGGACCGGGCTCCAGCTCCTCCTGCTGCTGGCCTTCGGGCTCAAGGCGGCCGTGTTCCCGCTCTTCTTCTGGCTGCCCGACTCCTACCCGACGGCGCCCAGCCCGGTGTCGGCGGTGTTCGCCGGGCTCCTCACCAAGGTCGGCGTCTACGCCCTCATCCGCACCCAGACGCTGCTCTTCCCCGACCAGCACCGGCTGCTGCTCGTCGTGGTGGCCGCCCTGACCATGCTGATCGGCGTGCTCGGCGCCATCGCCCAGGGCGACGTGAAGCGGATCCTCTCGTTCCACATCGTCAGCCAGATCGGCTACATGGTCATGGGCCTGGCGGTGGGCGGGGTCGCCGGCGTGGCCGCGACCGTCTTCTACCTGATCCACCACATCCCCACGAAGACCTCGCTCTTCCTCGTGGAGGGGATCATCGAGGACAGCGAGGGCACCGGCACCCTCGACCGGCTGAGCGGCCTGGCCCGCCGGTCCGGGCCGCTGGCCCTGCTCTTCGCCGTGCCCGCCCTCAGCCTGGCCGGGCTGCCGCCCTTCTCGGGGTTCGTCGGCAAGCTGGGGCTGATCACCGCCGCCGTCGACCGGGGCCAGTGGGTCCTCGTCGGCGTGGCCCTCCTGGTGAGCCTGCTGACGCTGGTGTCGATGGCGAAGATCTGGCTGGGGGCCTTCTGGGGCCGCGTCGACGGGGCCACGCCCCCGGACCGGGACCCGACGACGGGCGGCATCCTCCGGACCCGGCCGACCATGGGCTCGGCCACCGCCCTGCTCGTCGGCGTCAGCCTCGCCGTCGCCATCGCCGCCGGGCCGCTGTTCGCCCTGTGCCAGCGCACCGCCGAGGACCTGACCACCCCGGGCCGCTACGCCGAGCAGGTCGGTGAGCCGTGA
- a CDS encoding ammonium transporter gives MRIHRHAKKAATAAVLAGAFALAVGLPAGAQETDPTVGLGQQLNLLWIVIGAILVIFMQAGFALVETGFCRAKHAAHVVSTNFAIFGLGFVGFFLVGFPLAFGGYSYDLPGFDWGYGAEPLGGALVGSGSWTFLFHGGWAMLGDSDRITPAVLAFFLYMVAFMDTVATIPTGSMAERWKWKSFVVWGLFCGAIYYPIFAAWTWGGGWLGKTWDTLGLGAGYADFAGSGVVHAVGGAAALAGALVLGPRIGKFGADGTPRALPGHHIPMAMLGTFILLFGWFGFNAASTFAATDVQFATVAANTAIAGAFGAVAAMLWMTYVRGGKPDPGMMANGMLAGLVAITAPCAFTRPGWSAVIGLIAGVLVIESVLVIEKRFKIDDPVGAISVHGVCGTFGVLCVGIFSDGSYGAGWNGSDVEGVKGILYGDAGQLGAQALGALVIWTVIFGLAFAFFKIQDKVASGGIRSAEEDELVGLDLPEMGVVAYPEFGGGGGLPSSASTSAPARAPETV, from the coding sequence ATGAGGATCCACCGTCACGCCAAGAAGGCCGCCACCGCGGCCGTCCTCGCCGGGGCGTTCGCCCTCGCCGTCGGGCTGCCGGCCGGGGCCCAGGAGACGGACCCGACCGTCGGCCTCGGCCAGCAGCTGAACCTGCTGTGGATCGTGATCGGAGCGATCCTCGTCATCTTCATGCAGGCCGGCTTCGCCCTGGTCGAGACCGGCTTCTGCCGGGCCAAGCACGCCGCCCACGTGGTCAGCACCAACTTCGCCATCTTCGGGCTGGGCTTCGTCGGGTTCTTCCTCGTCGGCTTCCCGCTGGCGTTCGGGGGCTACTCCTACGACCTGCCCGGGTTCGACTGGGGCTACGGGGCCGAGCCCCTCGGCGGGGCCCTCGTCGGGAGCGGGAGCTGGACGTTCCTGTTCCACGGCGGCTGGGCCATGCTCGGCGACAGCGACCGGATCACCCCGGCGGTGCTGGCCTTCTTCCTCTACATGGTCGCCTTCATGGACACCGTCGCCACCATCCCGACCGGGTCCATGGCCGAGCGCTGGAAGTGGAAGAGCTTCGTGGTGTGGGGGCTGTTCTGCGGCGCCATCTACTACCCGATCTTCGCCGCCTGGACCTGGGGCGGGGGCTGGCTCGGGAAGACCTGGGACACCCTCGGCCTGGGCGCCGGCTACGCCGACTTCGCCGGGTCCGGTGTCGTGCACGCCGTGGGCGGCGCCGCCGCCCTGGCCGGGGCCCTCGTCCTCGGACCCCGCATCGGGAAGTTCGGCGCCGACGGCACCCCGCGGGCCCTGCCCGGCCACCACATCCCGATGGCGATGCTCGGCACCTTCATCCTGCTGTTCGGCTGGTTCGGCTTCAACGCCGCCTCGACCTTCGCCGCCACCGACGTCCAGTTCGCGACCGTGGCCGCCAACACCGCCATCGCCGGCGCCTTCGGGGCCGTCGCCGCCATGCTGTGGATGACCTACGTCCGCGGCGGCAAGCCCGACCCGGGGATGATGGCCAACGGCATGCTGGCCGGCCTGGTGGCCATCACCGCCCCCTGCGCCTTCACCCGACCCGGGTGGTCGGCGGTCATCGGCCTGATCGCCGGCGTCCTGGTGATCGAGTCGGTGCTCGTCATCGAGAAGCGGTTCAAGATCGACGACCCCGTCGGCGCCATCTCGGTCCACGGCGTGTGCGGCACCTTCGGCGTGCTGTGCGTCGGCATCTTCTCCGACGGCAGCTACGGGGCGGGCTGGAACGGCTCCGACGTCGAGGGCGTGAAGGGGATCCTCTACGGCGACGCCGGCCAGCTCGGCGCCCAGGCCCTGGGCGCCCTCGTGATCTGGACGGTGATCTTCGGCCTCGCCTTCGCCTTCTTCAAGATCCAGGACAAGGTGGCCTCGGGCGGGATCCGCTCGGCCGAGGAGGACGAGCTCGTCGGCCTGGACCTCCCCGAGATGGGCGTGGTCGCCTACCCGGAGTTCGGCGGGGGCGGCGGGCTCCCGAGCTCGGCCAGCACCTCGGCCCCGGCCCGGGCGCCCGAGACGGTCTGA